ACCTTCGACGAGCACAGGCTCGAGCACCACCTGCACAACCGCGGCTTCCTCGCGCGCATCTTCGGCCGCGTCACGCGACGCATCGACAAGCCCTGGCACCTCTACCCGGCCGGGCTCCTCATGGGCCTCGGCTTCGACACCGCGACCCAGATCGCGCTGCTCGTGCTGGCCGGGGGCACCGCGGCGTACGCCCTGCCCTGGTACGCCGTCATGGTGCTGCCCGTCCTCTTCACCGCGGGCATGGTGCTGGGCGACAGCATCGACGGTGTGGTCATGTCGCGGGCCTACGAGTGGTCCTCGCTCGACCCCGCGCGCCGGATCGTCTACAACATGGTCGTCACGACGCTCTCCGTCCTGATCGCGCTGACGATCGGCACGGTGCTGCTGCTCCAGCTGGTCGCCGACGAGCTGAGCCCGGCCTGGCTGACCTGGGTGGAGAAGGTCAACCTCGACTACGTCGGCTTCGCGATCGTCGCCGTCTTCGTCGCCGTGTGGGCGACCGGCGTCACCGTCGTCGGTGCTGCGCGCTCGCGCCGCGCCACCGCCGACGCCTGACCTCCCCACGTACGACGAAGGGCCGCCACCCGGCTGGGTGACGGCCCTTCGCTTTCACGACGGGGGCAGTGCGCTCACTCCGCGTCGAGGTTGGCGACGAGGGTGCCGGTCTCCTCGAGCTCCGCCTCGACACGGCCCGGGCGGGGGATGGTGATCGTGGTCGAGTGCGTGCCCGGGGTGTAGTTCAGCGCCTGCGCCGGCGTGGTGTGGATGTGCAGCTCGCCGGACGCGTCGGAGGTGACCCGCAGCTCGATCGGCTTCCCGACCGGCACCTTGATCGTGGCGCCGTTGGGCGTCACCTTCCCGTCCTTGACGGTGATGTCGATGACCTTGGCGGGAGCGGCCGTCTCCGACGTCGAGCCGGACGACGACATGGTCGGTGCCTGCGTCGGGTCGGCGGTAGTGCCTTCGCTCGCGCAGGCGGCGAGGGTGAGGCTGCCGGTGACGGCGAGGGCGGTGAGGGCGATGCGCATGGTGTTCCTTTCGAGGGGTTTCAGGCGACGTTGAAGAAGTTCTTCAGCGGGGTGACCCGGCGGAGCACCAGCTGGTCGAGCGCGAAGACCGCGACCAGTGAAGCACCGAAAACCGGGAGGACAAGGGCGAGGCCGGCGAGGCCGGCGACGGCGAACGGTCCGGTCCGCACGTCCAGGCGACCACGCGGCGCGCCCAGGGAGGAGCCGCGGGGCCGTCGGCGCCACCACATGAGCGGGCCGGCGAGGCACAGGAAGATCACCGCCAGGCAGAACGCCGCGCTGACGGCGAGGTTCAGCGAGCCGAACCGGCGGCCCTCGTGCAGGGCGATGCCCTGGTCGACGACCTTCGCGAGGGCGGAGTAGTCGCCGTAGCCGTACTGCGCCACGGGCTGCCCGGTGAACTGGTCGACGTGCACCGTCGCCTCCCTGCTCGGTGCGTGGAAGGCGTAGCCCATCACCGAGTAGACGCCCGTCGCGTCAGCCGGGAGGACCACGGTCATAGGGTGGGAGAGGCCGCGGCGTTCGGCTGCTCCGATGGCGTAGTCGACGCCGACCGGTGACGCGCCCTCCTGCTCCGGCGCGGAGGACGGCACGGGGCTCCTCCCCGATCCCCACGGCACGTTGTGGCTGTGCGGTACCGAGGCGTCGAGCGTCGGCGCGGAGGACTGGGCGCCGGGGTCGGCCGACCACATGCTCGTGCCCTGGCTGCTGGCGAGGGTCTGCACCTTCGCACCCCACCAGACCGTCCACGGGAGGCCGGAGACGACGAGCCCGAGCAGGCCGATCCCGACCGCCAAGCCGACCGTGGCGTGCCGGTGACGGAGGGCGGCGCCCCGTGCCTTCGCGAGCCTCCGCCGCGCCCGCGCGGTCCGTCCGCGCCAGTGGAGGTAGTAGCCGGTGAGGGCCATGACGATGGACCAGCAGGCGCCGAGCTCGAGGACATAGCGCCCGGGGGTCCCCAGCATCATGTCCTTGTGGGTGTTCTTCGCCCACCCGGACAGGGTGTGGTCCGGGTCCAGCGCCCCCAGGACCCGCCCGGAGTACGGGTCGACGTAGACCTCGCGGATCGTGGCGTCCTCGGCCTCCCGGGATCCGGGCGTCGCGGTGGACACGGTGAAGTCGGTCGACCGGTCGGGTGCCGACGGCTCGACGACGGAGGCGATCCGGCCGTCGGGGTAGGCCTTCCGGACGGCAGCGGCCTGGTCGTCGTACGACAGGCGGCTGGCGCCGGCGGGGACGTCGACCTTCAGGAGGTCGCCGTGGAGGACCGGCTCGACCTGGAACCGGAGCAGGTAGATCAGGCCGGTGCCC
The sequence above is a segment of the Nocardioides jiangxiensis genome. Coding sequences within it:
- a CDS encoding HoxN/HupN/NixA family nickel/cobalt transporter, which codes for MHEHQRPRAAHTRRQVVGMLIVIAALNLVGWGTLLLVVVPHDYRIGDAGIFGVGVGLTAFLLGARHAFDADHIAIIDNATRKLVGEGKAARTTGLWFALGHSSVVFGLAAVIALGVTAIAGPVQDADSSLQHVLGVIGSSAAGLFLVVVGLMNLSALGGIIHARRHLKAGTFDEHRLEHHLHNRGFLARIFGRVTRRIDKPWHLYPAGLLMGLGFDTATQIALLVLAGGTAAYALPWYAVMVLPVLFTAGMVLGDSIDGVVMSRAYEWSSLDPARRIVYNMVVTTLSVLIALTIGTVLLLQLVADELSPAWLTWVEKVNLDYVGFAIVAVFVAVWATGVTVVGAARSRRATADA
- a CDS encoding PepSY-associated TM helix domain-containing protein, whose protein sequence is MSDTRVVDPVDDPTPTRRKAKPSGGLFRAFWRWHFYASFLVIPVLLVLAGTGLIYLLRFQVEPVLHGDLLKVDVPAGASRLSYDDQAAAVRKAYPDGRIASVVEPSAPDRSTDFTVSTATPGSREAEDATIREVYVDPYSGRVLGALDPDHTLSGWAKNTHKDMMLGTPGRYVLELGACWSIVMALTGYYLHWRGRTARARRRLAKARGAALRHRHATVGLAVGIGLLGLVVSGLPWTVWWGAKVQTLASSQGTSMWSADPGAQSSAPTLDASVPHSHNVPWGSGRSPVPSSAPEQEGASPVGVDYAIGAAERRGLSHPMTVVLPADATGVYSVMGYAFHAPSREATVHVDQFTGQPVAQYGYGDYSALAKVVDQGIALHEGRRFGSLNLAVSAAFCLAVIFLCLAGPLMWWRRRPRGSSLGAPRGRLDVRTGPFAVAGLAGLALVLPVFGASLVAVFALDQLVLRRVTPLKNFFNVA